A stretch of DNA from Sugiyamaella lignohabitans strain CBS 10342 chromosome B, complete sequence:
ACCAGAACTCCGTCGTAACTATCGTAATGCATTTGACGGAGTGCGAAGAATTATTGTTGAAGAGGGTCCTAAAGCATTATTCCGAGGATTAGTCCCCAACTGTGTCAGAGGTGTGCTAATGACTGCATCTCAGGTTGTTTCCTATGACCGtatgaaatatttattagtaTCTGGCTTTGGCATGgatgagaagaagagatcTACCCActtttctgcttctttaCTGGCTGGTTTGGTAGCTACTACAGTTTGTAGTCCTGCTGATGTAGTGAAAACCAGAATCATGAACGCCGCTTCTAACAGCGATAGTGCCTTCGGTATTCTCGTTAAAGCAGTGAAATCAGAGGGTATTCTTTTTGCATTCAGAGGCTGGCTCCCTGCATTTATTAGATTGGGTCCCCAGACAATTGTAACATTCCTAGTATTAGAACAACTCAAGGCTTCTGGATTGGGTCAGAAGCGACCAGTTCTACAACAGCAGTCCCTCTAGACATTATTACAGTATCATGAGatcattaatattatttatattgtTGGATATTTCAGGTTGTAAGTGTTGGCCTGCTTTTGGTGACTGGGGTTCAGCTCCAACCACCGGTAGCGTCTTTCCCTCTACTTTAGTATTCTTCCTACAATCCCTCATCTTCTTGCAGACATAGAAAGAGTAAATCTGGGTTATATCAGTTTCTAAATCAgttcatcaccatcatttGATACTCAGCCAGTGGCCTTCACGTGATGTTTTATGTCATGATCATCGTCAATTGATCTTATAGGGGATATGCGTATAGCTGACACGATTTACGTGATGGTCATCCCCAAGAATTTCGAATTATAATATCTTGTATGGATGTACAAACAGAGATTCTGGCTAGTCTCAGTGCTGTTGGCTCAGTTAGCAGCTTAGCAGATCTTGGTAAAGAGGAAATTGGTCAGAAAATCCCGAAGCCGTCATTATCGAAGAGCACCAGCCCTGCTGCGGAGTATTATATTAAGGGTGTTAGAGAGGATTGTGTTCGCTGGGTTGTCGACGAGCAGACGGGTGAAGAGCAACTTCGAATTGTTATAACACGAGGGGTGAAGAAGTGCCCTATTGAATCGTGTGAAAAAGCCGGTGTCATCTGCGATGGCAGAACTGTGATAAAGCACTACAACAGTGTCCATACCGAGCAGTATGGAGAGCTGCTTCCATCAAATTATGATAAAGGCCCGAAAGTATTGTCTCGAGTAGGAGGCCGCGTTAGACTTCTCCACGCTGATAGAATGCCTGCTAATTATACCATTGATCCAGAGAAGTCGTTTACCAACAGTGAGCTTGTCAGTCTAGTGAGAAACGCACGAGATAAAGAGCGTCGACTGAAATTAAAGGGAAGTCTGTCTGACTTTACACAGAAAATACGAAATTATATGAACTCGCGACCTCGGCGAGTAAAGGCTTTAATTACAGCGTTTTCAAATATGGGTCCCCAGAAATCTTTGGAGTATGTCAGAGTTCAATGGGGAGAATTTCGCAGAAGAGCGTGCAACTTTCTGACACCTGTGGAGATGGAGCTCCTAAGAACCTGCCTCCCCTTTAACATAGCTGTATTATTACCTCCCGCTATTGATTATGACACTAGGATGCTTCCAGGACAGACTCATGAGACGCTGATTAACGACGTGGCTGGCGTGCAGAAACTAACCTGGGATTTTGTCTATTGGCCAGTTAATTCACTCTCAGCTGTCTTAAACGCTTGCTCAGCTTCGATTCATTTATCCAACCGTGACAGCGAACAACTGCCAGGTATGCCGCTGTACAAACAATCGGAAGAATTAAAACGGTACAACTACCGCACAAATAAAAGGTACTGTCGCTGGAAACGCGACTATCGTCCAGATTTAGAACTTATTCCAGGCTTTAAAACTGTCGAGCTGAGGTTAGAGCAGAATTCCTTTCGTCTAACTGAAGTGGACGAACTCATTTATGACGAGCTTGTTATGAATATGACCACACTGGCCGAATCAATGGTTGACTTTGGTATAAATAAGCAGATACTGGCAAAATATTCTTTAAAGGTAATCCCGAGTCTAACTGGCGGATGTTTGAATGAATTCGTAACCTCTGAGCAAGAAATCAGTAAGATATTTAACCAATGTGGCTTGACGGATCTTAGAAAAGTTACCCGATGGAATGAAGAACTAAGCTGAACGTCTGAATAAACTCCAATGctgtaatttattttctttatttatatttgtgTTCAGAGACTTTATTGCTCCAGTAAAAACAATCTCAACAAACGCCTTTAGCTTATTCttatcttatttattattattttttttattggaGAAATCGTCTTAGCCCCCTTAAGTTTTTGAACGGACGAATTAATTCTTTTCTATTAGTCATatttcatttattattaaatagTATAATGTAGACAGCCTCTACCAGAAAGAGCACCATCCGACGAAATGTTGGCACAAGTTTTCAATGTTCGTTGCTTGTTTGATCAGCCTGTCAACTTGGTTTGGTGTGTCAAGATTGTGGAACCTCTTGAAATCATTACCAGTCAGTTTATCGGTGATACGTCTCAAAACCAGTTGAGCACGAGCAGTACGAACCTCTGATTGTTGGATTGTCTCCTCAACCTTTGAAGCCTCGTTATCGTTGACGATCGTTCTTCTTCGCAATTCTGCAGGATCAACAATATTATTCGGGTTATTCGATGACGATACACTGGCCCTGCGTTCTACAGTTTGGTCAGTTGCGGGAGGAACTGGGACCAATGTTTTATCTGCTTTTGCATTGGCAGGAATATCGAAACCCCAGTTGATCAAAGGATCATATGCAAATGCTTCGAGAATAGCCATCAAGGACTCACTATTATCGCGTAACAACCTCATAACATTTTCACATGTGATACGGTAACTTCCTTCAATACCAGACACCTCCATTGCGTAAGTTAACATTCTAGTTAATCTAAACGGAACCTTTTCAGGGAACTTCTCACGCAAGATGGCCGCTTCAAAACAGtcaccaaaatcaatatgAATGACTTTACCTGTATATCTGTCCATCATCAGATTAGAAGGATGTCTATCACCCAGGCCAAGAATATAGCCCACCATCGACATGACGGCCAATGACCGCGTGTATTGTGTACGACGATCAAGCCAAGCCTCTGAAGATCTACTCTTGAGCCATAGGACTCTATAGAGATCTTGACCACGCGTGTTGTCAAGAGCATGAGTAAACACTTCGATCTTTTGGATGTGTGTCAAGTTCTCGTAGTCTGGTGCCATCTGTAACATGATACGGTGCTCAATATTCAACAGAATCTTATTTTCACGATATTCTCTGATCAAATAATGGAAGGTATCACTGTGAGGTACCCATCCTAGTAGACCAGACTTGGGTGATAGAGGAATAGCTGCATAACGTTGAATGTTAAGATGCCTCTTAAAGCACTCTGGATCGTCAGCAAGTAGTGTATTAACCAAACCGAACAATTGCATGACCAGGTTGTCTTGGCGAATATCTTCGTGACCCTTGAGTACATATTGGTATTCTTTTCCATCACTACCCTTGATAGTAACCTTTCTTGGTCTCTGTTTAGACGAGATAACTGAGAAAATAGGGTCAAATTTGACAATACTGATAACTGGTTTTCCAGGAACATAGGTACCCGGAACAGCTAGTGACAAATCATGAGCAGCCATAAGCTTGGGAGATACGTATTGCAAATCGAGCGATTGCAATTGAGGCAGTTGCCTAGTGATTCTTCTGAATACACTGTAGTAGATATCCCAAGCTTGATTCAAGTGAGTCAGATCGTTTGTACGCTTATAACTCAGAGCCCATTCGTAAGCGTCATGCAGGTCTCGACCAAAAGCAGTCTGGAAAGAAACTTCGCGTAATGTTTCAGGACCCCGTTCAAGAGCTCTGTGGAGCGGTTCCAACGTAGCAAACATTTTGTCAATGTTATGCTCTCCAAAGAAATATCTTGAAGCATCTTCCAAGCCCTCATGCCATTGTTCATGCCAAAGAACTGCAACTCTAATAAGTTCAAAACTTACTAGTTCAGACTGATCAACTAAAACTGCACTGTGTGCTCTCATCTTATCAAGAATAGTAGACGCGGCCTTTTGGCGGGAAACACTATCCGATTTGATGGCAACAGTCAATGGATATGCCAAAGCTTGTGGATGTTTCTTACCAAGCTCATTAAGAAGGCCATGAAGAGTTTTACTGACAGTGGGATCTGGTTGATGAATTCGAGAAATCAACTGTGGTACAACTTCCAGCCACACTTCTACCTTGATCATTGCAAACCCTTCAGTCATAGCGGAAGCAGCTTCTACTACTCCACCATATTTGAACCACAAGGTGAGCAATCTTAAAATGTCTTGGAGTGCCTTCTGATCTGATAATGAGATAGAATGGAAGAAACCGCGAAGAGCTGGCACGACATGTCGCTGCACAAGATCTTTTGGTGGTTCATAAGGTAGTGGAGGGGGTCCTGCACTGGGATTtgcaagagcagcagctattGCTTGAGTGGATTGCATTTTCAAACTTTCGTGCATCGACACAACATCGAAATTCGCTAGAGCCCAACTATGCCAAGCTTTATACCATTTGCGATCGAAATGGGTAGCAAGAAGATAAGCACCCAGAACTGCGTCTTTGTCATCAGTTTTCCAATTCGGAATTAGTTTAACTTGCCATTCACCTTGCTTCAAGAAACATCTCGCAAGAAGTTTGGTATACTGCTCAGTTTCCTCTGTGGCTCCCGGTCTCTCTGATGGTAATGGCTGTGATATGAGATCATCATTACTACCCAGGTTAAGATCTTCTGCCATGCGACTGGTAAACTCCAACAAGCAATTAAGAGCTTCTCTGTGGCTTCCAGTTGCCCATAAGTATTTAACTTGGGCATATACAACCTGTGGAGGTGCACCGCCTCGTGAAGAACTGTGATCGccatcttctttttccagtAGAGATCCTAGCGACTTCTCTGCTAAGCCCATTCTATTGGATTTACGACATAGATTAGCAAACTTAATCCACATGTCCATATCTTGCTTCGGTTTGACAACCAGCGCACGGACTTTGAGCATTCTCTGCCAAATATCGACATTACGCTGGCATCCTTTAAGACGTCTCATCCAAGTCTTCCTCATGGTCTCCTTTTCTTCAGCGTTATCTGGAAGTAATTTATAGGTGATAATTTCTTCCAGTTCTGCGAGCATCTGTACTCGTACAACAACACCATAGGCACGATTATAACTTTCACTGACAAGTGCAGTCAACTCAGTGATAAGCTGATCACGAGCCTTGAGAATTTGCTGAGAGGCTTCCTCAAAGTTGCTACGATGAATATACAGAATAGAGTTGAAGAATGAACGATCGGGGGAATCTGGTTTCATAACCGAGATATAAGTATCCATCTTTTCCCATTGACCAAGACCCCATGAGGCAGCGGCTGCCAAAGGAGCGACTGCTCTACGGATCTCATTCGTAGAGTTGGTCCATTTCTCTTGTGCCAGTTGTGACAACTGCTCCCACTCTCCCAATGCATGCAAGCAACGCATTTTACCCATGGTAATGTCCATTGAATCAGGTTCAGTTTTTTCTCTAGCTCTATAAGCGGCCAATGCCTCTTCCCATCGTTGCAACTTTTCGTACCAGGTTTCCTTTAGTTGTAGATTGTGGTGCTGTTGTGCATGCTTCAGAATACCGATAGCGGCATCTGACTGTTGCAATTGGTTATTAATCGTGATTAACGATTCAATTGTAGGCGTCGAAGGTTCTGTCATAAACTCTAGCTCCTTATAATGGAGAGCCTTGGCATATGCATGACATTTCTGAGCATAGATTGCAAAAGTTCTGATGTCGATTGGTAGCGGTTTCTCATCATGTTCCATGTACTCAGCAAGGTTTAGGATGACTTGTAGGACTTCAGGAGGGATATTCGGAGACGTCAGCGCAGCTTCAATATGCTTAACAAGATCTTCTTTATACTGATCATAGAGTTCGgtccagcagctgaagaaactGGCATTGAACAGGTCGCGGGCTAAAGGTGGGTATACACCAGCAATACTAGAGCATGCTCTGATTGCATGAGAGGGAGATTCTTTTAGCAATTCAACACTAAATTTACGAATCCACTCATACCAATCTTCACGAGTCGACCGTTGTGAAGTATCCCATGCTGACTTGAGTTGCTGTTGGTTAACAGGAAGCTTCATTGATGGCACATCGGCGGGTGAAGCTTCATCTCTCATCTTGTCTCGCTTGCGGAAAGGATTCAAGTTTTGCGGTAATGGCTCATTATTGAGCAGTTTCGAAATAAGTCTCTCGTATGTGGACGAGTGTACCTTTGCTTTGGCTAGTTCGTGATTGATAACTTCGATAAACACTGTGAATTCCGATCCCATTTGGTAAGCTAGAGAAGACAAAGTTTCAACGGACACCTTCCTAAGCTCTTCATTGCCGTCTCTAATAACACGTAGTAAGGGGTGAATTATACGTGAAGCCATATCATTCAGATTTACAGTACGACAGAGGTCACCAACTGattcaatagcagcaacTCGCAATGGCAGCGGGGCATGTTCGAACCTATTCACAATTGTCGGAATAATGAGGTGGATATATTCTTCAATATTCGACCCGAAGGTGACAAAGCTATTAAGAACCTTGATCGAAGATTCAAGAGACCCGCCTACCTGTTGTTGATCATTTTGGAGCACTCCGATTAGCAGTGGTAACAAAGATGGAATATAGATTTTGAATTCACCATCCAAAGCTTGCGAAATGGAATCGATAAGCATTAAAATAGTGGGTTGGAGCGAGGGAATGGGAAAGAACTCCTTGATAATAGCGAATATACTATCCAAATAAGTTCGAATATGCTGCTTGACCACGTTGACGAGAATTGACAATTGCTTAAAAAAGAACTCGGTCATGGTATTTGTGCTCGTTCTCATGACACCCAACAGTCCAGGGATAATCTGGCTCAAAAATGGAACACACTTCAAACCTAATGATTTGaagataaacaaaataGCTTGAGCTATCATTGTATGATGGGTAACTAATGAACTATCCTTCAATAGACCCATGAGTGTTGTGATAACTACTGTTGGGAAATATTCGTCTGATGTGGGGCTCATACCCTTCATAAGTAATTTAATATCGATTGGAGTTTGTTCACGTTCaccctcgtcatcttcggTTTTTCTTACTACCTCACGATACTTGTATGGATCCAGAGCACCTAAAATTCCAAGTAATCTGACAGTCTCTCGTTGAATTGGTACCGATTGCTCTGTTCGAAGGATATTAATCAAGATACCTAATAATTGTGGGTAGTCGATAAATGGATCAATGACGTAGCCTGTGCTACTTGCCAGTTGACCCAAAGTTCTTAATGCGGCATCCCTCTTAACTGGTGATGCCTGGTCCTGGAATGTATCCAAAATCAAGTTCATTAACTGTGGAATGTATTCTTCCATTTGTTTTGGACCAATACGAGCCAATTCACCAATGGCCTTGATTGAGCTGGCAGCAACTGAGGAGCTCGAGTCTCTGGCACGAGGGATCAAAACTTTGAG
This window harbors:
- the DIC1 gene encoding Dic1p (Mitochondrial dicarboxylate carrier; integral membrane protein, catalyzes a dicarboxylate-phosphate exchange across the inner mitochondrial membrane, transports cytoplasmic dicarboxylates into the mitochondrial matrix; GO_component: GO:0016021 - integral component of membrane [Evidence IEA]; GO_component: GO:0016021 - integral component of membrane [Evidence ISM] [PMID 12192589]; GO_component: GO:0016020 - membrane [Evidence IEA]; GO_component: GO:0005740 - mitochondrial envelope [Evidence IDA] [PMID 15591051]; GO_component: GO:0005743 - mitochondrial inner membrane [Evidence IEA,IEA]; GO_component: GO:0005739 - mitochondrion [Evidence IEA]; GO_component: GO:0005739 - mitochondrion [Evidence IDA] [PMID 16823961]; GO_function: GO:0015297 - antiporter activity [Evidence IEA]; GO_function: GO:0005310 - dicarboxylic acid transmembrane transporter activity [Evidence IDA] [PMID 9020177]; GO_function: GO:0005310 - dicarboxylic acid transmembrane transporter activity [Evidence IDA] [PMID 9559855]; GO_process: GO:0006835 - dicarboxylic acid transport [Evidence IDA] [PMID 9020177]; GO_process: GO:0006835 - dicarboxylic acid transport [Evidence IDA] [PMID 9559855]; GO_process: GO:0006817 - phosphate ion transport [Evidence IEA]; GO_process: GO:0055085 - transmembrane transport [Evidence IEA]; GO_process: GO:0006810 - transport [Evidence IEA]); translated protein: MVAASCTHPLDLAKVRMQTAARPGANMFGTLLGVVKNEGLLAIYQGLSASLLRQATYSTTRFGVYEYLKEAVSTDKSKPPSTSVLLPISMFSGLVGGIVGNPADVVNIRMQNDKSCPPELRRNYRNAFDGVRRIIVEEGPKALFRGLVPNCVRGVLMTASQVVSYDRMKYLLVSGFGMDEKKRSTHFSASLLAGLVATTVCSPADVVKTRIMNAASNSDSAFGILVKAVKSEGILFAFRGWLPAFIRLGPQTIVTFLVLEQLKASGLGQKRPVLQQQSL
- the TOR1 gene encoding phosphatidylinositol kinase-related protein kinase TOR1 (PIK-related protein kinase and rapamycin target; subunit of TORC1, a complex that controls growth in response to nutrients by regulating translation, transcription, ribosome biogenesis, nutrient transport and autophagy; involved in meiosis; TOR1 has a paralog, TOR2, that arose from the whole genome duplication; GO_component: GO:0000139 - Golgi membrane [Evidence IDA] [PMID 12719473]; GO_component: GO:0031931 - TORC1 complex [Evidence IPI] [PMID 12408816]; GO_component: GO:0005737 - cytoplasm [Evidence IDA] [PMID 16900101]; GO_component: GO:0010008 - endosome membrane [Evidence IDA] [PMID 12719473]; GO_component: GO:0031234 - extrinsic component of cytoplasmic side of plasma membrane [Evidence IDA] [PMID 12631735]; GO_component: GO:0000329 - fungal-type vacuole membrane [Evidence IDA] [PMID 12719473]; GO_component: GO:0016020 - membrane [Evidence IEA]; GO_component: GO:0005634 - nucleus [Evidence IDA] [PMID 16900101]; GO_component: GO:0005886 - plasma membrane [Evidence IEA,IEA]; GO_component: GO:0005886 - plasma membrane [Evidence IDA] [PMID 10973982]; GO_component: GO:0005774 - vacuolar membrane [Evidence IEA]; GO_component: GO:0005773 - vacuole [Evidence IEA]; GO_function: GO:0005524 - ATP binding [Evidence IEA]; GO_function: GO:0008144 - drug binding [Evidence IEA]; GO_function: GO:0016301 - kinase activity [Evidence IEA]; GO_function: GO:0000166 - nucleotide binding [Evidence IEA]; GO_function: GO:0016773 - phosphotransferase activity, alcohol group as acceptor [Evidence IEA]; GO_function: GO:0005515 - protein binding [Evidence IPI] [PMID 12631735]; GO_function: GO:0004672 - protein kinase activity [Evidence IMP] [PMID 10329624]; GO_function: GO:0004674 - protein serine/threonine kinase activity [Evidence IEA]; GO_function: GO:0016740 - transferase activity [Evidence IEA]; GO_function: GO:0016772 - transferase activity, transferring phosphorus-containing groups [Evidence IEA]; GO_process: GO:0031929 - TOR signaling [Evidence IC] [PMID 12408816]; GO_process: GO:0031929 - TOR signaling [Evidence IMP] [PMID 12719473]; GO_process: GO:0031929 - TOR signaling [Evidence IMP] [PMID 8186460]; GO_process: GO:0007049 - cell cycle [Evidence IEA]; GO_process: GO:0006974 - cellular response to DNA damage stimulus [Evidence IMP] [PMID 17698581]; GO_process: GO:0031505 - fungal-type cell wall organization [Evidence IMP] [PMID 14736892]; GO_process: GO:0007126 - meiotic nuclear division [Evidence IMP] [PMID 9096347]; GO_process: GO:0031930 - mitochondria-nucleus signaling pathway [Evidence IMP] [PMID 11997479]; GO_process: GO:0010507 - negative regulation of autophagy [Evidence IGI] [PMID 9461583]; GO_process: GO:0016310 - phosphorylation [Evidence IEA]; GO_process: GO:0006468 - protein phosphorylation [Evidence IEA]; GO_process: GO:0051726 - regulation of cell cycle [Evidence IMP] [PMID 8741837]; GO_process: GO:0001558 - regulation of cell growth [Evidence TAS] [PMID 11057898]; GO_process: GO:0001558 - regulation of cell growth [Evidence IMP] [PMID 12171921]; GO_process: GO:0090153 - regulation of sphingolipid biosynthetic process [Evidence IMP] [PMID 23363605]; GO_process: GO:0042254 - ribosome biogenesis [Evidence IMP] [PMID 10198052]; GO_process: GO:0007165 - signal transduction [Evidence TAS] [PMID 8741837]; GO_process: GO:0042790 - transcription of nuclear large rRNA transcript from RNA polymerase I promoter [Evidence IMP] [PMID 16900101]; GO_process: GO:0006413 - translational initiation [Evidence IMP] [PMID 8741837]), producing the protein MLAGAVGQTLAKHITREILELIFASGLSDALVRCLTDFVMYIPPLQDTIRDRLLDILSLTLNGSPYRAPGSPNHSHNMNETAAREYREMTLAKDGLSSDMTENQLITLALTVLGLFNFKGRSLSDFVKDCVIRYMEHDDPQVRKAAALTSCKIYTKDPICNHVSSNALKSVGIVIERLLTISVTDPSAEIRYEVLSSLDARLDPHLSQPENVRLLFMALNDEVFSIRQVAITVIGRLSRCNPAYVIPSLRKTLIQLLTELEYSNNPRNKEESAKLLAALIRSSKGLIKPYVKSILKVLIPRARDSSSSVAASSIKAIGELARIGPKQMEEYIPQLMNLILDTFQDQASPVKRDAALRTLGQLASSTGYVIDPFIDYPQLLGILINILRTEQSVPIQRETVRLLGILGALDPYKYREVVRKTEDDEGEREQTPIDIKLLMKGMSPTSDEYFPTVVITTLMGLLKDSSLVTHHTMIAQAILFIFKSLGLKCVPFLSQIIPGLLGVMRTSTNTMTEFFFKQLSILVNVVKQHIRTYLDSIFAIIKEFFPIPSLQPTILMLIDSISQALDGEFKIYIPSLLPLLIGVLQNDQQQVGGSLESSIKVLNSFVTFGSNIEEYIHLIIPTIVNRFEHAPLPLRVAAIESVGDLCRTVNLNDMASRIIHPLLRVIRDGNEELRKVSVETLSSLAYQMGSEFTVFIEVINHELAKAKVHSSTYERLISKLLNNEPLPQNLNPFRKRDKMRDEASPADVPSMKLPVNQQQLKSAWDTSQRSTREDWYEWIRKFSVELLKESPSHAIRACSSIAGVYPPLARDLFNASFFSCWTELYDQYKEDLVKHIEAALTSPNIPPEVLQVILNLAEYMEHDEKPLPIDIRTFAIYAQKCHAYAKALHYKELEFMTEPSTPTIESLITINNQLQQSDAAIGILKHAQQHHNLQLKETWYEKLQRWEEALAAYRAREKTEPDSMDITMGKMRCLHALGEWEQLSQLAQEKWTNSTNEIRRAVAPLAAAASWGLGQWEKMDTYISVMKPDSPDRSFFNSILYIHRSNFEEASQQILKARDQLITELTALVSESYNRAYGVVVRVQMLAELEEIITYKLLPDNAEEKETMRKTWMRRLKGCQRNVDIWQRMLKVRALVVKPKQDMDMWIKFANLCRKSNRMGLAEKSLGSLLEKEDGDHSSSRGGAPPQVVYAQVKYLWATGSHREALNCLLEFTSRMAEDLNLGSNDDLISQPLPSERPGATEETEQYTKLLARCFLKQGEWQVKLIPNWKTDDKDAVLGAYLLATHFDRKWYKAWHSWALANFDVVSMHESLKMQSTQAIAAALANPSAGPPPLPYEPPKDLVQRHVVPALRGFFHSISLSDQKALQDILRLLTLWFKYGGVVEAASAMTEGFAMIKVEVWLEVVPQLISRIHQPDPTVSKTLHGLLNELGKKHPQALAYPLTVAIKSDSVSRQKAASTILDKMRAHSAVLVDQSELVSFELIRVAVLWHEQWHEGLEDASRYFFGEHNIDKMFATLEPLHRALERGPETLREVSFQTAFGRDLHDAYEWALSYKRTNDLTHLNQAWDIYYSVFRRITRQLPQLQSLDLQYVSPKLMAAHDLSLAVPGTYVPGKPVISIVKFDPIFSVISSKQRPRKVTIKGSDGKEYQYVLKGHEDIRQDNLVMQLFGLVNTLLADDPECFKRHLNIQRYAAIPLSPKSGLLGWVPHSDTFHYLIREYRENKILLNIEHRIMLQMAPDYENLTHIQKIEVFTHALDNTRGQDLYRVLWLKSRSSEAWLDRRTQYTRSLAVMSMVGYILGLGDRHPSNLMMDRYTGKVIHIDFGDCFEAAILREKFPEKVPFRLTRMLTYAMEVSGIEGSYRITCENVMRLLRDNSESLMAILEAFAYDPLINWGFDIPANAKADKTLVPVPPATDQTVERRASVSSSNNPNNIVDPAELRRRTIVNDNEASKVEETIQQSEVRTARAQLVLRRITDKLTGNDFKRFHNLDTPNQVDRLIKQATNIENLCQHFVGWCSFW